Proteins from a single region of Metallibacterium scheffleri:
- a CDS encoding thiol:disulfide interchange protein DsbA/DsbL: MKHVRIKPAAFALCRRLLLAACVLLAGVTQAALAQVGGPSMVMYQPGVAYKTITPAQPLNPAARRIQVIEVFSYACPHCFEFQPYAGQLRKSLPADAEFVRLPAVFWPEWEPFARAFFAAQKLGVADKANQALFDALWVKHEPLHSLEQLAGFYARYGIQPAEFLKVARSAAVSAQMQRAMRLEQAWGVNGTPAIVVDGALRSGEVQSYQQLVDVARFMVQQAQAARAGKRAP, encoded by the coding sequence ATGAAGCATGTCCGGATCAAGCCTGCCGCGTTCGCCCTGTGCAGGCGCCTGCTGCTGGCTGCCTGCGTGCTGCTGGCTGGTGTGACACAGGCGGCGCTGGCGCAGGTTGGCGGCCCCTCGATGGTGATGTACCAGCCCGGCGTGGCCTACAAGACCATCACCCCGGCGCAACCGCTGAATCCCGCAGCCAGGCGCATTCAGGTGATCGAGGTGTTTTCCTACGCCTGTCCGCACTGTTTCGAGTTCCAGCCTTATGCCGGGCAGCTCCGCAAATCGCTGCCGGCCGATGCCGAGTTCGTGCGCCTGCCGGCGGTGTTCTGGCCCGAGTGGGAGCCATTCGCACGTGCGTTTTTCGCGGCGCAGAAGCTGGGCGTGGCCGACAAGGCCAATCAGGCGTTGTTCGATGCCTTGTGGGTCAAGCACGAGCCGCTGCATTCGCTCGAGCAACTGGCCGGTTTCTATGCGCGCTACGGCATCCAGCCCGCCGAGTTCCTGAAAGTGGCGCGTTCGGCCGCGGTCAGCGCGCAGATGCAGCGCGCCATGCGCCTGGAGCAGGCCTGGGGCGTCAACGGCACGCCGGCCATTGTCGTCGATGGCGCGCTGCGCAGCGGCGAGGTGCAGAGCTACCAGCAGCTGGTGGATGTCGCGCGCTTCATGGTGCAGCAAGCGCAAGCCGCGCGCGCCGGCAAGCGCGCGCCCTGA
- a CDS encoding sulfite exporter TauE/SafE family protein encodes MAGLQTHAPRVPARQQWRCGKQRRVKSPPQGHAMLFDLVLYLLAGATAGLLGGLLGIGGGLLIVAALSFTLPALGVPPSEVMHVSVATSLAGIVLTAASSTTAQLRRKAVMLPTLWRLAPGLVLGGFIGAHLAQLMSGPVLRWVIAGFCLFMAWRMAFGHQHEVRAEHVPRSSWLLPAGLGIGAVSAIVGIGGGSLTVPLLVSLGVKPVRAVATSAAAGLVIALASSLSYMLALHAPALPLPRGALGYVFLPAAAATALASMVTAPLGVRLAHRLSGPALKRVFAAFLLVVGVLIVSGG; translated from the coding sequence ATGGCAGGTCTACAGACGCATGCGCCGCGCGTGCCGGCACGGCAGCAATGGCGCTGCGGCAAACAGCGGCGCGTCAAATCACCTCCACAAGGCCACGCCATGCTGTTCGATCTTGTGCTTTACCTGCTGGCCGGGGCCACGGCCGGGTTGCTCGGCGGCCTGCTGGGCATCGGCGGCGGACTGCTGATCGTGGCCGCGCTCAGCTTCACCCTGCCGGCGCTGGGTGTGCCACCCAGCGAGGTGATGCATGTATCGGTGGCGACCTCGCTGGCCGGCATCGTGCTTACCGCGGCCTCGTCCACCACCGCGCAACTGCGGCGCAAGGCCGTGATGCTGCCGACGCTGTGGCGGCTGGCGCCCGGGCTGGTCCTGGGTGGTTTCATCGGTGCGCATCTGGCGCAGTTGATGAGTGGGCCGGTGCTGCGCTGGGTGATCGCCGGGTTCTGTCTGTTCATGGCCTGGCGCATGGCCTTCGGCCATCAGCACGAGGTGCGCGCGGAACACGTGCCACGCTCATCATGGCTGCTGCCCGCGGGTCTGGGCATCGGCGCGGTATCGGCCATCGTCGGTATCGGTGGCGGCTCGCTCACCGTGCCTTTGCTGGTGAGTCTGGGCGTGAAACCCGTGCGCGCGGTGGCCACCAGCGCCGCGGCCGGGCTGGTGATCGCACTGGCCAGCTCGCTCAGCTACATGCTGGCACTGCATGCGCCGGCCCTGCCGCTGCCGCGCGGCGCGCTGGGCTACGTGTTTCTGCCGGCCGCCGCGGCCACGGCGCTGGCCTCGATGGTGACGGCACCACTGGGCGTGCGCCTAGCGCACCGGCTTTCCGGACCCGCGCTCAAGCGCGTGTTCGCGGCCTTCCTGCTGGTGGTCGGCGTGCTGATCGTTAGCGGCGGATGA
- a CDS encoding GAF domain-containing protein, giving the protein MHAISNLEHLPKRDLYAALLRETAALLGSERDLIANAANFAALVWQQVPLLNWCGFYLLKPDGDLLVGPFQGKPACVRIARGRGVCGTAAVTRRTQRVQDVNDFPGHIACDAASRSEIVVPLQRGDGTLLGVWDVDSPVPARFDAEDEAGMEALCRVFMASID; this is encoded by the coding sequence ATGCACGCGATCAGCAATCTCGAACATTTGCCCAAGCGCGATCTGTACGCCGCGTTGCTGCGCGAAACGGCAGCGTTGCTGGGCAGCGAGCGCGACCTGATCGCCAACGCCGCCAATTTCGCGGCGCTGGTGTGGCAACAGGTGCCGCTGCTCAACTGGTGCGGGTTTTATCTGCTCAAGCCCGATGGCGATCTGTTGGTCGGTCCATTCCAGGGCAAGCCAGCCTGCGTGCGCATCGCCCGCGGGCGTGGCGTGTGCGGCACCGCCGCGGTCACGCGACGCACGCAGCGGGTGCAGGACGTCAACGACTTTCCCGGCCACATCGCCTGCGATGCCGCCTCGCGCAGCGAGATCGTGGTGCCGCTGCAGCGTGGCGATGGCACGCTGCTGGGCGTGTGGGATGTGGACAGCCCCGTGCCCGCGCGCTTCGACGCCGAAGACGAGGCCGGCATGGAAGCGTTGTGTCGGGTGTTCATGGCCAGCATCGATTGA
- the bioD gene encoding dethiobiotin synthase, translated as MHDSVFITGTDTGIGKTFVSVALLHALRAAGLRAVGMKPVASGCTRTADGLRNDDALALQAASAPCPDYARVNPLAFAAPVSPHLAAAAEGRHITLEPIHAAFAQLGALADTRVVEGVGGWLAPLSDTLLAGDLARALRLPVILVVGLRLGCLNHALLSARAIHADGCELLGWIGNRIDPDMLEPDGNLDTLRAHLPAPCLGVIDYRADAASAARALAPAVAALRSCAQR; from the coding sequence ATGCACGACAGCGTATTCATTACCGGCACCGACACCGGCATCGGCAAGACCTTCGTCAGCGTGGCGTTGCTGCATGCGCTGCGCGCCGCGGGTCTGCGCGCGGTCGGCATGAAGCCGGTGGCCAGCGGCTGCACACGAACCGCTGATGGATTGCGCAACGACGACGCGCTGGCGCTGCAGGCGGCCAGCGCGCCGTGCCCCGATTACGCACGGGTCAATCCACTGGCCTTCGCCGCGCCGGTTTCGCCGCATCTGGCCGCCGCCGCGGAAGGCCGGCACATCACCCTGGAGCCCATCCACGCGGCGTTTGCGCAACTCGGCGCGCTGGCCGATACGCGCGTGGTCGAAGGTGTCGGCGGCTGGCTGGCACCCCTGTCCGACACGCTGCTGGCCGGCGATCTGGCGCGCGCACTGCGCCTGCCGGTGATCCTGGTAGTGGGCCTGCGTCTGGGTTGCCTGAATCATGCGTTGCTCAGCGCGCGCGCGATCCACGCCGATGGCTGCGAGCTGCTGGGCTGGATCGGCAACCGCATCGACCCGGACATGCTCGAACCCGATGGCAACCTGGACACCTTGCGCGCGCACCTGCCGGCGCCGTGCCTGGGCGTGATCGACTACCGCGCCGACGCGGCCAGCGCGGCGCGCGCATTGGCGCCTGCCGTGGCCGCCCTGCGATCATGCGCGCAACGCTGA
- a CDS encoding thiol:disulfide interchange protein DsbA/DsbL: MLKSLIAAAALVLLLAGCSSSQPPSGSAASMAAPAPAASAAPAATASTAPAAAASAAPAVSASVASAASAPGAASAGGTPVAAPADTGKWVEGKNYFRIEPAVPTDHADHVVVTEVFSWGCPACNQFQPMADAIRKSMPAYVHWQYLPAAFIPPEDWPTFQRAYYTAQALGLDNPATHDAMFKAIWTPGGPLNTYDGLGTSQPHVKKNLPTIADIAKFYARHGADAATFEATADSFAVRAKMKRADQLIKAYGVDSTPTIVVNGTYRLDVASAGGLAQTQELVHYLAQKEAAAMHLQQ; the protein is encoded by the coding sequence ATGTTGAAGTCCCTGATCGCGGCCGCAGCGCTGGTCTTGTTGCTGGCGGGCTGTTCGTCCTCGCAGCCGCCGTCCGGTTCCGCTGCATCGATGGCCGCGCCTGCGCCAGCTGCCAGCGCAGCACCCGCGGCGACGGCCAGTACCGCGCCTGCCGCAGCGGCCAGCGCGGCGCCGGCCGTGTCAGCCAGCGTCGCGTCCGCAGCCAGTGCGCCCGGCGCGGCCAGCGCTGGCGGCACACCGGTCGCCGCGCCCGCGGATACCGGCAAGTGGGTCGAGGGCAAGAACTATTTCCGCATCGAACCCGCCGTGCCCACCGACCATGCCGATCACGTGGTGGTGACCGAGGTGTTCTCCTGGGGTTGTCCGGCTTGCAACCAGTTCCAGCCGATGGCCGATGCCATCCGCAAGAGCATGCCGGCCTACGTGCACTGGCAGTACCTGCCGGCCGCGTTCATTCCGCCCGAGGATTGGCCGACGTTCCAGCGTGCTTACTACACCGCGCAGGCGCTGGGCCTGGACAACCCGGCCACGCACGACGCCATGTTCAAGGCGATCTGGACTCCCGGCGGCCCGCTCAATACCTACGATGGTCTGGGTACCTCGCAGCCGCACGTCAAGAAGAATCTGCCCACCATCGCCGACATCGCCAAGTTTTATGCCAGACATGGTGCCGATGCCGCCACCTTCGAGGCCACGGCGGACTCGTTCGCGGTGCGGGCCAAGATGAAACGCGCCGATCAGTTGATCAAGGCCTACGGCGTGGACAGCACGCCCACCATCGTGGTCAACGGAACTTACCGGCTCGATGTGGCTTCGGCCGGCGGCTTGGCGCAAACCCAGGAACTGGTGCATTACCTGGCGCAGAAAGAAGCCGCCGCGATGCACTTGCAACAGTGA
- the yihA gene encoding ribosome biogenesis GTP-binding protein YihA/YsxC — translation MPSNPLHGASFALSTPEPLQLPADSGAEIAFAGRSNAGKSSALNVLVGVHGLARTSRTPGRTQHLVAFVLPDGRRLVDLPGYGYAKVPEAVRAQWRDALEGYLMRRRSLRALALVMDIRHPLTPFDQQMLAFCAAHALPCHVLLTKADKLGRGQTAQTLLAVQRELAQLHGVLSVQVFSATAGTGVEAARGVLTRLLGGPPRAIIT, via the coding sequence ATGCCCAGCAATCCCCTCCACGGCGCCAGCTTCGCGCTGTCCACGCCCGAACCGCTGCAATTGCCCGCCGACAGTGGCGCCGAGATCGCTTTTGCCGGGCGCTCCAACGCCGGCAAGTCCAGCGCGCTCAACGTACTGGTGGGCGTGCACGGCTTGGCGCGCACCTCACGCACGCCCGGCCGCACCCAGCATCTGGTGGCATTCGTGTTGCCCGACGGTCGCCGTCTGGTGGATCTGCCCGGTTATGGCTACGCCAAGGTGCCGGAGGCCGTGCGCGCGCAGTGGCGCGATGCACTGGAAGGCTACCTGATGCGGCGCCGCAGCCTGCGCGCGCTGGCGCTGGTGATGGACATCCGCCATCCGTTGACTCCGTTCGACCAGCAGATGCTGGCGTTCTGCGCCGCGCACGCGCTGCCCTGCCACGTGCTGCTGACCAAGGCCGACAAGCTCGGTCGTGGCCAGACCGCGCAAACGCTGCTGGCGGTGCAACGCGAACTGGCGCAACTGCATGGCGTGCTCTCGGTGCAGGTGTTCTCGGCCACGGCGGGTACCGGCGTGGAAGCCGCGCGCGGCGTGCTGACGCGACTGCTGGGCGGACCGCCGCGCGCGATCATCACCTGA
- a CDS encoding endonuclease/exonuclease/phosphatase family protein, with product MAARRQADGTDATRAAVAPATLRLLSCNILAGASIARYRQYFTRGLTQVLPGPGKQANLDRLADLVAQFDLVGLQEADAGSLRSGFLNQTQYLAQAAGMPYWSDQPNRRVAQLARSANGLLSRMAPREVLDYPLPGRIPGRGALLARYGAEAAGLTVLVAHLSLGPKARARQLDFIAELLQGRGATVLMGDLNCAWPGPELQRVFARTQLQPPDDALPTYPSWRPRRAIDHILVSDGIEVLRRWTPPQAFSDHLPLAIEMRLPRLPPRA from the coding sequence GTGGCCGCGCGGCGGCAAGCTGACGGCACGGACGCGACGCGCGCGGCGGTGGCGCCCGCCACGCTCAGGCTGCTGAGCTGCAACATCCTCGCCGGTGCCAGCATTGCGCGCTATCGCCAGTACTTCACGCGCGGCCTGACCCAGGTGCTGCCCGGTCCGGGCAAGCAGGCCAACCTCGATCGCCTTGCGGATCTGGTGGCGCAGTTCGATCTGGTTGGCCTGCAGGAGGCCGATGCCGGCAGCCTGCGCTCGGGTTTCCTCAACCAGACGCAATATCTGGCGCAGGCCGCGGGCATGCCGTACTGGAGCGACCAGCCCAACCGCCGCGTGGCGCAATTGGCGCGCTCGGCCAATGGCCTGCTCAGCCGTATGGCGCCGCGCGAGGTGCTGGATTATCCGCTGCCCGGACGCATTCCCGGGCGCGGTGCGCTGCTGGCGCGCTATGGCGCGGAGGCCGCCGGGCTGACGGTGCTGGTCGCGCATCTGTCGTTGGGGCCGAAGGCGCGCGCGCGCCAGCTCGACTTCATCGCCGAACTGCTGCAAGGTCGCGGCGCGACGGTGCTGATGGGCGATCTGAATTGCGCCTGGCCCGGCCCCGAACTGCAGCGCGTGTTCGCGCGCACCCAACTGCAGCCGCCGGACGACGCGCTGCCGACCTACCCGAGCTGGCGACCGCGCCGCGCCATCGACCACATCCTGGTCAGTGATGGCATCGAGGTGCTGCGCCGCTGGACGCCACCGCAGGCGTTTTCCGACCACCTTCCGCTGGCCATCGAGATGCGCCTGCCACGCCTGCCACCGCGCGCCTGA
- a CDS encoding c-type cytochrome, which yields MKLGSMMILGAILIAAGAHAEGAMPAGTVAAGKAKSAICAACHGMDGNSTDPQYPKLAGQQASYIYRQLVLFKTGVRQNPIMLGMAMPLSNQDMADLAAYFSAQKIITGVADPKAVAVGQAVYRGGDRASGVPACMACHGPDGRGNPGAVYPHLAGQHTTYLRTVLTAWHDGTTWGKTTHAEIMPTIARRLTAAQIADVASYIAGLHTATPIVPTQPTVNNAAFATNPPQQ from the coding sequence ATGAAGCTGGGCAGCATGATGATTCTGGGCGCGATCCTCATCGCCGCCGGCGCGCATGCCGAGGGCGCCATGCCCGCGGGCACGGTCGCGGCGGGCAAGGCCAAGTCGGCGATCTGCGCCGCCTGCCACGGCATGGATGGCAATTCGACCGATCCGCAATACCCCAAACTGGCCGGACAGCAGGCCAGTTACATCTATCGCCAGTTGGTGCTGTTCAAGACCGGCGTGCGCCAGAACCCGATCATGCTGGGCATGGCCATGCCGCTGAGCAATCAGGACATGGCCGATCTGGCGGCGTATTTCTCGGCGCAGAAGATCATCACCGGCGTGGCGGATCCCAAGGCCGTCGCCGTCGGCCAGGCGGTGTATCGCGGCGGTGATCGTGCCAGCGGTGTGCCGGCCTGCATGGCCTGCCATGGCCCGGACGGGCGCGGCAATCCCGGCGCGGTCTACCCGCACCTGGCCGGGCAGCACACGACCTATCTGCGTACGGTGTTGACCGCGTGGCACGACGGCACGACCTGGGGCAAGACCACCCACGCCGAGATCATGCCGACCATCGCCAGGCGCCTGACCGCCGCGCAGATCGCCGACGTGGCCAGTTACATCGCCGGCTTGCACACGGCGACACCGATCGTGCCCACGCAGCCGACGGTGAACAACGCCGCCTTCGCCACGAACCCGCCCCAGCAGTAA
- a CDS encoding class I SAM-dependent methyltransferase gives MSCPICRGAEAPFASATVLRKYAAQYVRCGDCGYVRAADPHWLSEAYSDSAITTLDTGIVARNLDLAERTAALLAWHWPQAGACLDHGAGSGLLVRLLRDRGYDFRWRDPYCANLYARGFEAQPDAHYDLATAFEVIEHLPDPLQMLATLAAEADVLVLSSELLPATRNRPGEWHYYMLDSGQHIGFFSVPALAAAARRLGLQLASDGRWLHVLSRRVPSPRFMRLLRKRRWRHWLLRHRRRATLAWSDQAALQARIDAAAAHDATP, from the coding sequence ATGAGCTGCCCGATCTGCCGCGGCGCCGAAGCGCCCTTCGCCAGCGCCACGGTGCTGCGCAAATACGCCGCGCAGTATGTGCGCTGCGGCGACTGCGGCTACGTGCGCGCGGCCGATCCGCACTGGCTGTCCGAGGCTTACAGCGACAGCGCCATCACCACGCTGGATACCGGCATCGTGGCACGCAATCTGGACCTCGCCGAGCGCACCGCCGCGCTGCTGGCTTGGCACTGGCCGCAGGCCGGCGCGTGCCTGGATCACGGCGCCGGCAGCGGCCTGCTGGTGCGCCTGCTGCGCGATCGCGGCTACGATTTCCGCTGGCGCGATCCCTATTGCGCGAATCTCTATGCGCGCGGCTTCGAGGCGCAGCCCGACGCGCACTACGACCTCGCCACCGCGTTCGAAGTGATCGAGCACCTGCCCGATCCGCTGCAGATGCTGGCCACGCTGGCCGCCGAGGCCGACGTGCTGGTGCTCAGCAGCGAGCTGCTGCCGGCGACGCGCAACCGTCCCGGCGAATGGCATTACTACATGCTCGACAGCGGCCAGCACATCGGTTTCTTCAGCGTGCCGGCGCTGGCCGCGGCGGCGCGGCGGCTGGGCCTGCAACTGGCCAGCGACGGCCGCTGGCTGCACGTACTGAGCCGGCGCGTGCCCTCGCCGCGCTTCATGCGCCTGCTGCGCAAGCGGCGCTGGCGGCACTGGCTGCTGCGCCACCGGCGCCGCGCCACGCTGGCGTGGAGCGACCAGGCCGCGCTGCAGGCACGCATCGACGCTGCGGCGGCACACGACGCCACGCCCTGA
- a CDS encoding TonB-dependent receptor, with translation MSHTLRQRTLAAAIAAVFALPMLAHAQDATPPVDKKNVKQLEAVEVLGSRIRGAELATQTPTTVITAQQLAQTGLTSLGDILQQLTTSGSALNTKFNSAGNFGFPPDGSGVGSGSATLSLRNLGAKRTLILVDGLRWVNESSASGVSAAVDLNTIPVSIIERIEILPDGASALYGSDAIGGVVNIITKRSQDGAAVSYYVGGYDALSGGMTSTGTASLGGKFKRGEFFIDFEHVKQNAISSGAWSQSGGACVPGTGLANCSSATPTGRFIFVDPQNVTQDVTLNGAFPNGAVYPTDFHDFSTADRFNFAPYNLLLTPSKRDSVFASTRYQLTDNITWYLRGLYVQRHSTNQAAPEPIFLGPGAGTGGLADTVGVDVSNPYNPFGYSLVPQTATGGNLILIGRRPIEGGPRIFSQTVNTWEFATGLTGSFSWNDHDYYWDVNFSHGSNSATQTVQGTYNIAHIQRALGPLSQCTGNCVPLNLFGGPGTITPAMLAYIGYIEHDSSANDIDLYSANLNGALFTLPTGEVKFATGVESRRYSGYYQPDAVVVAGESNGVPSLPTSGAYNVNEYYLEANAPLLADKPFIEALNIDLASRYSNYSTFGGTTNSQAGLRWQVDKQLTLRGTWGQGFRAPAIGELYGSPARFDATLQDPCSAPIANAATAANCAALGVPASYSQPNPQISVTTGGNKLLQPEKARTLTWGGIYSPDWAVDTGWAQRLDITADYYRITVRNAIQALDAQTQLDDCVASGNAASSFCQGIQRNSTGNIDGFNNTLRNIGRIDTSGADLTVKWTLPEFSFGRLTNTFGATYINTFSEQTSPGVYGPRKPGVETNDSGIPRWRAVNDLMWSRGTWSADWRMRYMSGLTEDCAGATGFAICNGPGNTHYLGAVTYHDVRASWRVPLALNLVINAGINNLFAKDPPVCLSCSLNGYDASNYDLPGRFTYIQANLRF, from the coding sequence ATGTCGCACACCTTACGCCAACGCACACTGGCCGCAGCGATCGCAGCGGTTTTCGCATTGCCGATGCTCGCGCATGCGCAGGATGCCACGCCGCCCGTCGACAAGAAAAACGTCAAACAGCTGGAAGCGGTCGAGGTGCTGGGCTCGCGCATCCGCGGCGCGGAGCTCGCCACGCAGACGCCCACCACGGTGATTACCGCACAGCAACTCGCGCAGACCGGCCTGACCAGCCTCGGCGACATCCTGCAGCAGCTGACCACCTCGGGCTCGGCACTGAACACCAAGTTCAACTCGGCCGGCAACTTCGGCTTTCCGCCGGATGGTTCGGGCGTGGGCTCGGGCTCGGCCACGCTGAGCCTGCGCAATCTGGGCGCCAAGCGCACGCTGATCCTGGTCGACGGGCTGCGCTGGGTGAACGAGTCCTCGGCCTCGGGCGTATCCGCGGCGGTGGACCTCAACACCATCCCGGTGAGCATCATCGAGCGCATCGAGATCCTGCCCGACGGCGCCTCGGCGTTGTACGGCTCGGACGCCATCGGCGGCGTCGTCAACATCATCACCAAGCGCAGCCAGGACGGCGCCGCGGTGAGCTATTACGTGGGCGGCTACGATGCGCTCAGCGGCGGCATGACCAGCACCGGCACCGCGTCGCTGGGCGGCAAGTTCAAGCGCGGCGAGTTCTTCATCGATTTCGAGCACGTCAAGCAGAACGCGATCAGCTCCGGCGCGTGGTCGCAGTCGGGCGGCGCCTGCGTGCCGGGCACCGGGCTGGCCAACTGTTCATCGGCCACGCCGACCGGACGCTTCATCTTCGTCGATCCGCAAAACGTCACCCAGGACGTGACCCTCAATGGCGCGTTCCCCAACGGCGCGGTGTATCCCACCGACTTCCACGACTTCAGCACCGCCGACCGCTTCAACTTCGCGCCCTACAACCTGTTGCTGACACCCAGCAAGCGCGACTCGGTGTTCGCCAGCACGCGCTACCAGTTGACCGACAACATCACCTGGTACTTGCGTGGCCTGTACGTGCAGCGCCACTCGACCAACCAGGCCGCGCCCGAGCCGATCTTCCTCGGCCCCGGCGCCGGCACCGGCGGACTGGCCGATACGGTCGGCGTGGACGTGAGCAACCCGTACAACCCGTTCGGCTATTCACTGGTGCCGCAGACCGCGACCGGCGGCAATCTGATCCTCATCGGCCGGCGTCCCATCGAGGGCGGGCCGCGCATCTTCAGCCAGACCGTCAACACCTGGGAGTTCGCCACCGGCCTCACCGGCAGCTTCAGCTGGAACGACCACGACTACTACTGGGACGTGAACTTCTCGCACGGCAGCAACAGCGCCACGCAGACCGTGCAGGGCACCTACAACATCGCCCACATCCAGCGCGCGCTGGGCCCACTCAGCCAGTGCACGGGCAACTGCGTACCACTGAACCTGTTTGGCGGCCCCGGCACCATCACCCCGGCGATGCTGGCCTACATCGGCTATATCGAGCACGACAGCAGCGCCAACGACATCGACCTGTACAGCGCCAACTTGAACGGCGCGCTGTTCACACTGCCGACCGGCGAGGTGAAATTCGCCACCGGCGTGGAATCGCGGCGTTACTCGGGCTACTACCAGCCGGATGCCGTGGTGGTGGCGGGCGAGTCCAACGGCGTGCCCTCGCTGCCAACCTCGGGCGCGTACAACGTCAACGAGTATTACCTCGAGGCCAACGCGCCGCTGCTGGCCGACAAGCCGTTCATCGAGGCGCTGAACATCGACCTCGCCTCGCGCTACTCGAACTACTCGACCTTCGGCGGCACCACCAACAGCCAGGCCGGTCTGCGCTGGCAGGTGGACAAGCAGCTCACCTTGCGCGGCACCTGGGGCCAGGGCTTCCGCGCCCCGGCCATCGGCGAGCTGTACGGCTCACCGGCGCGCTTCGACGCCACCCTGCAGGATCCCTGCTCGGCGCCGATCGCCAACGCGGCCACGGCAGCCAACTGCGCGGCGCTGGGCGTACCGGCCAGCTACAGCCAGCCCAACCCGCAGATCTCGGTGACCACCGGCGGCAACAAGCTGCTGCAGCCGGAGAAAGCGCGCACGCTGACCTGGGGCGGCATCTACAGCCCGGACTGGGCCGTGGACACCGGCTGGGCACAGCGCCTGGACATCACCGCCGACTACTACCGCATCACCGTGCGCAACGCCATCCAGGCACTGGATGCGCAGACACAACTGGATGATTGCGTGGCCAGCGGCAATGCCGCCTCGAGCTTCTGCCAGGGTATCCAGCGCAACAGCACCGGCAACATCGACGGTTTCAACAACACGCTGCGCAATATCGGCCGCATCGACACCAGCGGCGCCGACCTCACTGTCAAGTGGACGTTGCCGGAGTTCTCCTTCGGCCGCCTGACCAACACCTTCGGCGCCACCTACATCAACACCTTCAGCGAGCAGACCTCGCCCGGCGTGTACGGCCCGCGCAAGCCCGGCGTGGAAACCAACGACAGCGGCATTCCGCGCTGGCGTGCGGTCAACGACCTGATGTGGAGCCGCGGCACGTGGAGCGCCGACTGGCGCATGCGCTACATGAGCGGGCTGACCGAGGACTGCGCCGGCGCCACCGGCTTCGCCATCTGCAACGGCCCCGGCAACACGCACTATCTCGGCGCGGTGACCTATCACGACGTGCGTGCGAGCTGGCGCGTGCCGCTGGCGCTGAACCTGGTGATCAATGCCGGCATCAACAACCTGTTCGCCAAGGACCCGCCGGTGTGCCTGTCCTGCTCGCTGAACGGCTATGACGCCAGCAACTACGACCTGCCCGGCCGCTTCACCTACATCCAGGCCAACCTGAGGTTCTGA